A genomic region of Manihot esculenta cultivar AM560-2 chromosome 15, M.esculenta_v8, whole genome shotgun sequence contains the following coding sequences:
- the LOC122721862 gene encoding uncharacterized protein LOC122721862 produces MDEIKFPKNFVLSRDNIHAIYDAFSAGRSVSEAAMEVVQATSSKKVSRSPARVPSQVAKPSSRSSKSSRPSGRGGPSSTLESAEGSRSAPASSEAVREASLVITEQTSAVEQVEQGTAHSPEKVSGGKDKEASGTGLEIVLIEDRTPEDLTQDAPAPVRTEPGGSEGVSAKTGEKRPASHRTSVPSPARKKSRATTGSAPALLSIGKGKNAAAELPLPSSGNALKASDITSESPASAVADLLRVQMFGGVTQASDPRLLALTGLLASSTEEQVSFRSRSREELGNTIREMLLMMTGLVTEVDIRDRSFRESVVRRIEEARQEENISATNDARGNLAAAREQIQTLQAELNSALEALKKAEEEIAGTAKHTLSLENELSRTCKVLQESDERATALEARCKGVSEQLSSMANALQERNEALGQKAEVQRLYDALKADFDGLQAHMKEEKTQKEAALARVQVLEQELSASSDRIRDLASSAEEFKLRHDQLNQEVRALECKAQLVREQCIAEYQESDELKEKIIQAGELAVQSYKDSSEFKEFVAEACEAHLDKYLASAEMKRAIVNKALHFYSSGYNRGLREARQAPDIPLSELRKREVDSDGEPVMYGEDDFPMPRGDCRVGGRSTVSSSDEAELEEEDVEVLGSEDDDPVAEEENPNLGSEIAPAANVESSDPRDTELPADVTANRDNVGEGVLTDVSPLRSIYPPTSPER; encoded by the exons ATGGACGAGATCAAGTTtcccaagaactttgtcctatctcgggacaatattcatgcaatctatGACGCCTTTTCAGCTGGTCGTTCGGTATCGGAAGCTGCTATGGAAGTGGTTCAAGCGActtcctccaagaaggttaGCCGATCTCCAGCCAGAGTGCCCTCTCAAGTTGcaaagccgagctctcgcagctcCAAGTCATCCAGGCCATCTGGCCGTGGCGGACCGAGCTCAACTTTGGAGTCTGCTGAAGGGTCTAGGTCtgctccagcctcctcagaggcCGTGAGAGAGGCTTCCTTGGTTATTACGGAGCAGACTTCTGCTGTCGAGCAGGTGGAGCAGGGTACTGCCCACTCTCCTGAGAAGGTATCTGGGGGTAAAGACAAGGAGGCCTCCGGGACGGGGTTGGAGATTGTCCTTATAGAGGACCGAACTCCAGAGGATCTTACCCaagatgcccctgcccctgtgaggactgaacctGGGGGTTCTGAGGGCGTTTCAGCAAAGACCGGGGAAAAGCGCCCAGCTTCTCATAGAACGTCTGTCCCATCTCCAGCTaggaagaaatccagggctaCTACAGGGTCTGCCCCGGCTCTTCTTTCCATTGGGAAAGGAAAAAATGCTGCTGCCGAGCTTCCGTTACCTTCCTCTGGCAACGCTTTGAAAGCGTCGGACATTACCTCTGAGTCTCCAGCCAGTGCTGTTGCTGACCTTCTCAGAGTGCAGATGTTCGGCGGGGTTACACAAGCTTCGGATCCCCGTCTTCTCGCCCtgactggtctcttagccagtTCTACTGAGGAACAGGTGTCTTTCCGATCTCGGTCTCGCGAAGAGCTCGGGAACACAATCAGGGAGATGTTACTGATG ATGACGGGTCTTGTCACGGAGGTGGATATCCGTGATCGTTCCTTCCGGGAGTCTGTAGTccgccggattgaggaggcgcgTCAGGAGGAGAACATATCTGCAACTAATGATGCAAGAGGGAATCTGGCTGCTGCTCGAGAACAAATCCAGACCCTCCAGGCGGAGTTGAACTCTGCATTGGAGGCCCTTAAAAAGGCTGAGGAGGAAATAGCTGGTACAGCGAAGCATACCTTGTCTTTAGAAAATGAGCTGTCTCGGACTTGCAAAGTTCTCCAAGAGTCGGATGAGAGGGCAACTGCCTTGGAGGCTCGCTGCAAAGGAGTTTCGGAGCAATTGTCCTCTATGGCGAATGCCCTTCAGGAGAGGAATGAGGCTTTGGGCCAAAAAGCGGAGGTCCAGCGCCTGTATGATGCCTTAAAGGCAGATTTTGATGGACTTCAAGCTCATATGAAGGAGGAGAAAACTCAGAAAGAGGCAGCCCTAGCTCGGGTGCAGGTCCTCGAGCAGGAGTTGAGTGCAAGTTCTGACCGTATCAGAGATCTGGCTTCTTCGGCTGAAGAATTCAAACTTCGTCATGATCAACTTAACCAGgaagtcagggctttggaaTGCAAAGCTCAGCTGGTACGTGAGCAAtgcatagcggagtatcaggagtctgatgagctgaaggagAAGATCATTCAGGCCGGTGAGTTGGCTGTTCAGAGCTACaaggactcttctgagtttaaggagtttgtagctgaggcctgtgaagcGCATCTTGATAAATATTTAGCTTCTGCTGAAATGAAGAGGGCTATTGTTAATAAAGCCCTTCATTTTTACTCATCCGGCTATAATcgtggtttaagagaagctaggcaGGCTCCTGATATCCCGTTGTCAGAGCTTCGCAAGCGGGAGGTAGATTCAGATGGCGAGCCGGTAATGTATGgagaggatgatttccctatgccccgGGGAGATTGCCGTGTTGGTGGCCGGTCAACTGTGTCTTCCTCGGATGAAGCCGAGCTGGAAGAAGAGGACGTGGAAGTCCTTGGGTCGGAGGATGATGACCCTGTTGCTGAGGAGGAGAACCCCAACCTTGGGTCAGAGATTGCTCCTGCTgctaatgttgagagctctgatCCAAGGGATACTGAGCTTCCTGCAGATGTCACTGCAAATAGGGATAATGTGGGCGAGGGAGTTTtaactgatgtaagtcctttaaggagtATCTATCCTCCTACTTCGCCTGAGAGGTGA